One genomic segment of bacterium includes these proteins:
- a CDS encoding proton-conducting transporter membrane subunit: protein MMYNINLALLAILAGFLALFGALSHRVLRVVSIIIGIVGTLIFAFLYLKPSSLEFIRMGVFAMSFSLTDVSQFFLWIIIASFVLSLLPLLHEERSPFFYLYYFLAFGFASLTLMAKDLLTLYMNFELMSLAIFAILVFGVRGDIKKTALKYMIYSLVGAYLYLGGLFLKFKYSGNISFGGLRDVSTLTQIAIYTLLALPFLVKIATMPFHNWAPDAYYSASDSFTIFFSAGLSKVGIYGLVILMVETFAELFKNNFYLPEILAWIGGITALLGGIYAFMSDDAKKLLAYSSISQLGYVLVGLGLFTPYSFSAGIFHSVAHFVFEGVLFTTVAGVIYRLGTSDLRRMGGLIKKMPVSFIGLLLGIIAASGIPPTIGFPGKWLLYEAIIMKGDLFLVSLVFFASITAFLYSYKLVHSIFLGKLHKEHSDVKEAPVGYVIATIIFLIPLIVFGVFPGVIFEKIYGFTKPVFDHDVFFTFDSLKTQIGFAKMPVAGIALASMFAFSFILYLIAGRSYRAKQEDNYTAGEWVDEDFASHYAQEFYGFMKKAFGKMLNLSAEKFWNGVLSIFKALSEVTRRIYTGDIRDYALYLLFFLIVLAFLAGGKL from the coding sequence ATGATGTACAACATAAATTTAGCCCTTTTGGCTATATTAGCTGGTTTTCTGGCCCTTTTTGGAGCCCTTTCTCACCGAGTTTTGAGAGTTGTTTCCATTATTATTGGGATTGTCGGAACCTTGATCTTTGCCTTTCTTTATCTTAAACCGAGTTCTTTGGAGTTTATTAGAATGGGTGTGTTTGCCATGTCCTTTAGTTTGACTGATGTATCCCAATTTTTCCTGTGGATTATCATCGCTTCCTTTGTTCTTTCCCTTCTTCCGCTACTTCATGAGGAAAGGAGCCCATTCTTTTACCTCTACTATTTTTTGGCATTCGGCTTTGCGTCACTCACCCTTATGGCAAAGGATCTTTTAACGCTTTACATGAATTTTGAACTTATGTCATTAGCGATTTTTGCCATTTTGGTTTTTGGCGTGAGGGGCGATATCAAAAAGACTGCGCTTAAGTATATGATTTATTCCCTCGTAGGAGCTTACTTATACCTTGGCGGACTTTTTCTAAAATTCAAATATTCGGGAAACATCAGCTTTGGCGGACTTCGAGATGTTTCAACTCTTACTCAGATTGCAATCTATACCCTTCTTGCCTTACCGTTCCTTGTTAAAATTGCCACTATGCCTTTCCACAATTGGGCACCTGACGCCTATTACTCTGCCTCCGATTCCTTTACCATCTTTTTTTCAGCGGGATTGTCAAAGGTGGGGATCTATGGACTTGTAATATTAATGGTGGAGACCTTTGCCGAACTTTTCAAAAATAATTTTTATCTTCCTGAAATTCTTGCTTGGATTGGTGGTATAACTGCGCTCCTTGGCGGAATATATGCCTTTATGTCCGACGATGCCAAAAAACTGCTTGCATATTCCAGCATTAGTCAGCTGGGATATGTGCTTGTGGGACTTGGTCTCTTTACACCCTACTCTTTTTCTGCGGGAATTTTCCATTCCGTCGCTCATTTTGTATTTGAAGGAGTCCTTTTTACAACGGTTGCCGGAGTAATCTACAGACTGGGTACGTCGGATTTGCGTCGAATGGGTGGACTTATAAAGAAGATGCCTGTTTCCTTTATCGGCCTTCTCTTAGGGATAATCGCTGCATCGGGAATCCCACCTACCATAGGTTTTCCTGGCAAATGGCTTTTATATGAAGCAATTATAATGAAAGGGGACCTCTTTTTGGTTAGTCTGGTCTTCTTTGCCTCTATCACTGCCTTCCTTTACTCTTATAAACTGGTTCATTCTATTTTCCTTGGGAAACTTCATAAGGAACACAGTGACGTAAAAGAAGCACCTGTGGGATATGTAATTGCAACGATAATCTTCCTTATCCCCCTCATTGTTTTTGGTGTATTTCCGGGGGTCATTTTTGAAAAAATTTATGGTTTTACAAAACCTGTGTTTGATCATGATGTTTTCTTTACCTTTGATAGCCTGAAGACTCAGATTGGTTTTGCAAAAATGCCCGTGGCAGGCATTGCTCTTGCATCTATGTTTGCTTTCAGTTTTATCCTGTACCTTATTGCTGGGAGATCATACAGGGCTAAGCAAGAAGATAACTACACAGCGGGAGAATGGGTAGATGAGGATTTTGCCTCTCACTATGCACAGGAATTTTATGGCTTTATGAAAAAGGCCTTTGGAAAGATGCTAAACTTAAGCGCGGAAAAGTTCTGGAATGGTGTTTTATCTATCTTCAAGGCCCTTTCAGAGGTAACGAGAAGGATATACACAGGAGACATCAGGGATTATGCCCTGTATCTCCTGTTCTTTTTAATAGTCTTGGCATTTCTGGCCGGAGGTAAACTATGA
- a CDS encoding NADH-quinone oxidoreductase subunit H, translating into MKILILAGYWILVIFMGLLYMGIARKVTARIQNRYGPPFYQAFLDVLKLFSKRETASHGVMHSLGPVIAFAGISTTLLFMPLGKGAPVLHFQGDLFVVLYLLVIGPLGMALGAGESNNPNATIGIARALSLMLGYEIILFMATLPVFVHYGTASIYDVIVKQGAFPNWAGLKYPLSMLGGLIALHGLLGEKPFDQPIAPHEIASGPMVEYGGKYLGLLQLWHATGIIVETGFFINVFFGPQNIVWFFIGTFIVFMLAVIVNAVMPRFRIEQAVRFYWGVPLILVVLGILQYYLWR; encoded by the coding sequence ATGAAGATTTTGATACTTGCCGGATACTGGATTTTGGTAATTTTTATGGGGCTTCTTTATATGGGTATTGCGAGAAAAGTGACCGCAAGAATTCAAAACCGATACGGCCCTCCCTTTTACCAGGCCTTTCTTGATGTGTTGAAACTCTTTTCCAAGAGAGAAACTGCTTCCCACGGTGTCATGCATTCCCTTGGCCCTGTGATTGCCTTTGCTGGCATTTCAACAACTCTTCTCTTCATGCCTCTTGGGAAAGGGGCTCCTGTTCTCCACTTTCAGGGTGACCTTTTTGTAGTTCTTTATTTGCTTGTTATTGGTCCTCTTGGAATGGCTCTGGGAGCAGGGGAATCTAACAATCCAAATGCTACGATTGGTATTGCAAGAGCTCTTTCTCTTATGCTCGGTTATGAAATAATTCTATTCATGGCGACTCTTCCCGTTTTTGTTCACTATGGAACAGCATCCATTTACGATGTGATTGTCAAACAAGGTGCATTCCCTAATTGGGCTGGGTTAAAGTATCCCCTTTCAATGCTGGGAGGTCTCATAGCCCTCCACGGTCTACTCGGTGAAAAACCCTTTGATCAACCTATTGCACCCCACGAAATTGCTTCTGGTCCCATGGTAGAGTATGGGGGAAAGTACCTTGGTCTTCTTCAGCTCTGGCATGCCACTGGAATAATTGTGGAAACTGGGTTTTTTATCAACGTTTTCTTCGGTCCACAGAATATTGTTTGGTTTTTCATAGGCACTTTTATCGTGTTTATGCTGGCGGTAATTGTAAACGCTGTGATGCCAAGATTTAGAATTGAACAGGCGGTGAGATTTTACTGGGGAGTTCCTCTAATTCTTGTTGTACTTGGAATTCTTCAGTATTACCTCTGGAGGTGA
- a CDS encoding NADH-quinone oxidoreductase subunit B family protein — MGLFKISQGRSLWMVHFCTGCGAVEMPPTMTSRFDMERFGIAPMATPRQADVLLITGYLTVKTLKRVIMVYEQMPTPRYVIGFGSCTVNGGIYWDSYNVIKNLDLYIPVDLYIFGCMPRPESIIDAFLKLRKMIEEGKANKWKDYVERYDWYKQNQAKLFDVNKWRVQK; from the coding sequence ATGGGACTTTTTAAAATTTCTCAGGGAAGATCTTTATGGATGGTGCATTTCTGCACGGGGTGTGGGGCTGTAGAGATGCCCCCCACCATGACTTCTCGATTTGATATGGAGAGGTTTGGCATTGCTCCGATGGCTACGCCGAGACAGGCTGATGTGCTTCTTATTACAGGATATCTTACTGTTAAAACCCTAAAGAGAGTCATAATGGTTTATGAGCAGATGCCCACCCCGAGATACGTTATAGGTTTTGGCTCTTGCACCGTTAATGGTGGAATTTATTGGGATTCCTACAACGTTATAAAGAATCTGGACCTCTACATTCCCGTTGACCTTTATATCTTTGGCTGTATGCCAAGGCCCGAGTCTATCATTGATGCTTTTCTCAAATTAAGAAAGATGATTGAGGAAGGTAAAGCTAATAAGTGGAAAGACTACGTTGAGCGATATGACTGGTACAAGCAGAATCAAGCCAAATTGTTTGATGTTAATAAATGGAGAGTGCAAAAATGA
- a CDS encoding NADH-quinone oxidoreductase subunit C: protein MEERIVEELKNILADSGEVWVQGEKRVYAKVPKNLVLPVLAYLKDKGFHQLTAITCVDWIKRGKFELIYNLFSLYHENIHVFIKTELERDKETMLTAVNIYPMAFDYEREIHEMFGIVFEGHPRLDSFILEDWDGPPPMRKDFNTAKYVEEKYGVKDHTEELWVRREQPYRGDRDE from the coding sequence ATGGAAGAAAGAATTGTTGAGGAACTGAAGAATATTCTTGCTGACTCGGGAGAAGTGTGGGTACAGGGAGAGAAACGCGTTTATGCTAAGGTACCCAAAAACCTTGTTCTTCCGGTGCTGGCCTATCTTAAAGATAAAGGATTTCACCAACTGACTGCTATCACATGTGTGGACTGGATTAAAAGAGGTAAATTTGAACTCATTTATAACCTTTTTAGCCTTTACCACGAAAACATTCACGTTTTCATAAAAACTGAACTGGAGAGGGACAAAGAGACGATGCTTACAGCTGTTAACATTTATCCTATGGCTTTTGATTACGAAAGAGAGATACACGAAATGTTTGGTATTGTTTTTGAAGGGCACCCAAGACTTGACAGTTTCATCCTTGAAGATTGGGATGGTCCTCCGCCTATGAGAAAGGACTTTAACACCGCAAAATATGTGGAGGAAAAGTATGGCGTCAAGGATCATACCGAAGAGTTGTGGGTACGTAGGGAGCAGCCATATAGGGGGGACAGGGATGAGTAG
- a CDS encoding NADH-quinone oxidoreductase subunit D, giving the protein MSRIREFDFEYFIGPAHPGVTGNMNYHIWAEGDTILQIEPNLGYLHRAFEKLVERRMWIKNFPLIPRICVPDPDVNEVLYAMAIERLMGIEAPIRAQYLRVFMLEMSRMASYLFYFGGVAGALGLYTLPNWSIGDRDYILDRFEEISGHRIYHIYQTIGGVRRDIPDPGYKGRVLELMDYLEKRLKDYDKVFFEHPIFVKRAREVGIVDKETALKFSVTGPNLRAAGVPYDVRKAEPYLVYDKLEFNVPQVFTDGDIYSRVMQRRLEFEESIKIVRQVMESLPEGPVNIKLRNPFEIRVPEGEIYVKVESSKGEYGFYLVSDGDVKPYRLHVRGPSFSHGLQLVRHIGPGTNIADISAILFSLDICPPDAER; this is encoded by the coding sequence ATGAGTAGAATAAGGGAATTTGATTTTGAGTATTTTATAGGTCCAGCCCATCCCGGCGTGACGGGAAACATGAACTATCATATATGGGCTGAAGGAGATACGATTTTGCAGATTGAGCCTAATCTGGGATATCTTCACAGGGCATTTGAAAAACTGGTTGAAAGAAGGATGTGGATTAAAAACTTCCCATTGATACCGCGAATATGCGTTCCTGATCCTGATGTTAATGAGGTATTGTATGCTATGGCTATTGAGAGGCTGATGGGAATCGAAGCGCCCATTAGAGCTCAGTATTTAAGGGTCTTTATGCTGGAGATGTCCAGAATGGCTTCTTACCTCTTCTACTTTGGCGGCGTGGCGGGTGCTTTAGGACTTTACACACTGCCCAACTGGTCGATTGGGGATAGAGATTACATCCTTGATCGTTTTGAGGAAATATCGGGGCACAGAATTTACCACATTTATCAGACGATTGGTGGAGTGAGGAGAGATATTCCTGACCCAGGTTATAAGGGTAGAGTTCTGGAACTTATGGATTATCTGGAAAAGAGGCTCAAAGATTATGATAAGGTCTTTTTTGAACACCCAATTTTCGTAAAAAGGGCACGGGAAGTGGGAATAGTGGATAAAGAAACCGCCTTAAAGTTTAGTGTTACCGGTCCCAATCTTCGGGCTGCTGGCGTACCTTATGATGTAAGAAAGGCAGAACCTTACTTGGTTTACGATAAATTAGAGTTCAATGTACCTCAAGTTTTTACCGATGGAGACATTTATTCTCGGGTAATGCAGAGGAGGCTGGAATTTGAAGAGTCTATAAAGATTGTTAGACAAGTGATGGAGAGTTTACCTGAAGGTCCTGTAAATATTAAGCTCAGAAATCCCTTTGAGATCAGGGTCCCTGAAGGTGAAATATACGTCAAGGTGGAATCTTCAAAGGGTGAATACGGCTTTTATCTTGTTTCGGATGGAGATGTCAAACCTTATAGACTTCACGTGAGAGGGCCCAGTTTTTCCCACGGATTACAATTGGTGAGGCACATTGGACCGGGTACCAACATTGCAGATATTTCAGCAATTTTGTTTAGTCTTGACATTTGTCCACCAGATGCAGAGAGGTGA
- a CDS encoding FAD-dependent oxidoreductase, with protein MNMNFKFLDALKFLVRKPHTVRVPFEKKEPATRYRGIHSNDWELCVGCGNCAKICTCQAIKMVEVSGLPERLGDSGLRPEIDYGRCSYCGQCVDVCPTGSLKLTNYYNIVTPNKEEFVITPTKEMDTGPGTGWEMGESHFLDFERVEMPERPAKERIQDFDWILKGFSADEAHLESVRCLGCALCVQGCPTGMYIPEYIREIRNGDYKKALEWMNINNPLAEVCGIICTHRCENACVYTKKGEPIQIRYLKGFATMQIDDYGEVLGYTAERGKGKVAVIGAGPAGLSAAYYLRRNGVDVTVFEAKEKPGGMLRYGIPRYRLPEKTLAKEIKFILEQGVEIKYNTHVGKDIGFDELFRNYDAVFIGAGYQIGQKMGIKGEDLEGVMDAVTFLRKVSEGERVFVGERVMVIGGGDTAMDSSRTALRLGAKEVVISYRRRIEDMPASREEKDEALAEGVKFMPQTLPVEIERKGNRLVVKYCECEMVYEEGAKRPKPVPIFEKNYEMEVDTVIMAIGQQPDLSFIPEDIRKRFRFNRSGNKILVTEDMMTDVPGIFAGGDLVTKRADAISAIATGRKAALGILKYLETKKR; from the coding sequence ATGAATATGAATTTCAAATTTTTAGACGCATTAAAATTTTTAGTCAGAAAACCCCATACGGTGAGGGTTCCTTTTGAGAAAAAGGAACCTGCAACGCGTTACAGAGGGATTCACTCTAATGATTGGGAACTCTGTGTGGGATGTGGAAACTGCGCAAAAATCTGTACTTGTCAAGCTATAAAAATGGTTGAGGTCTCCGGATTGCCCGAAAGGCTTGGGGATTCCGGTTTAAGACCTGAAATTGATTATGGAAGATGCAGTTACTGCGGTCAGTGTGTTGATGTTTGTCCGACGGGCTCTCTCAAACTTACTAATTATTACAATATCGTTACGCCAAATAAAGAAGAGTTCGTTATAACTCCTACGAAGGAAATGGATACAGGTCCTGGAACAGGGTGGGAGATGGGTGAGTCTCACTTCCTTGACTTTGAAAGGGTAGAGATGCCAGAAAGGCCCGCAAAGGAAAGAATTCAGGACTTTGACTGGATCCTTAAAGGATTTTCTGCTGATGAAGCTCATTTGGAGTCAGTAAGATGTCTTGGATGTGCCCTTTGTGTCCAGGGTTGTCCAACGGGCATGTACATACCCGAGTATATAAGGGAAATTAGAAATGGTGATTACAAAAAGGCCCTTGAATGGATGAACATTAATAATCCTCTTGCTGAGGTGTGTGGTATCATCTGTACTCACCGTTGCGAAAATGCTTGCGTTTATACTAAGAAGGGAGAACCAATTCAGATCAGATATCTTAAGGGGTTTGCTACGATGCAGATCGATGACTACGGTGAGGTTCTTGGATACACTGCCGAGAGAGGTAAGGGAAAGGTTGCTGTCATAGGAGCTGGGCCTGCGGGTCTTTCGGCAGCATATTATCTCAGAAGGAACGGAGTGGATGTTACTGTCTTTGAAGCGAAAGAAAAGCCCGGGGGAATGTTAAGATACGGAATTCCTCGTTATCGCTTGCCCGAAAAAACTCTTGCCAAAGAGATTAAATTCATTTTGGAGCAAGGCGTTGAAATCAAATACAACACCCATGTCGGGAAAGATATAGGCTTTGATGAATTGTTCAGAAATTACGATGCAGTGTTTATCGGTGCAGGTTACCAGATAGGGCAAAAGATGGGCATCAAAGGAGAAGATCTGGAAGGAGTTATGGACGCTGTCACGTTTCTTCGGAAGGTGAGCGAAGGCGAAAGGGTCTTCGTTGGGGAGAGAGTGATGGTTATTGGCGGTGGTGATACCGCAATGGATTCTTCCAGAACTGCCTTGAGGCTTGGGGCGAAAGAGGTGGTCATTTCGTACAGAAGAAGGATAGAAGATATGCCTGCTTCTCGGGAAGAAAAAGATGAAGCCCTTGCAGAGGGTGTGAAATTCATGCCGCAGACTCTGCCCGTTGAGATTGAAAGAAAGGGAAATCGACTTGTGGTAAAATATTGTGAATGTGAAATGGTGTATGAAGAGGGAGCAAAGAGACCAAAGCCTGTGCCCATCTTTGAGAAAAATTATGAAATGGAAGTTGACACTGTGATAATGGCAATCGGTCAACAGCCAGACCTGAGTTTCATCCCCGAAGACATTAGAAAAAGGTTTAGATTTAATAGGTCCGGAAATAAGATTCTGGTGACTGAAGATATGATGACTGACGTTCCAGGGATTTTTGCAGGTGGTGATCTCGTCACAAAGAGGGCTGATGCTATAAGTGCCATTGCTACAGGGAGAAAGGCCGCCCTCGGAATTTTGAAGTATCTTGAGACCAAGAAAAGGTAA
- a CDS encoding cation-translocating P-type ATPase, whose amino-acid sequence MRDNNFGKLNITITGMTCTTCARTVEKAIKKIPGVKYAAVNLATNQAFIILEKPLDLEEIKKAVEEVGYGVSMSSPEDVERKRYKKTLRNLILALIPTVPLTLMMFLHMAGIHIPSFHYLEFILTFLVIFVAGIDVLKGAWIAVSHYHANMDTLISIGALTCFLTSAFRIVGFEIESFGTIGAMIISIHILGRFIESSLRDKAFREIKSLINLKPKEARVILDGEEVLIPADHLREGMLVIVRPGERIPADGVIEEGRTSVDESMISGEAIPVEKEKGSKVLGGTLNLTGLIKIKVEKRPDESYISEIVKILTEVQGSRVPIQKIADRVTNYFVPTIVFLALLSFIFWYFSFDNLMPILANFWGKLPWVKISVNRLSFSIFVFVSVIVIACPCSLGLAIPMALVRGTVLASKKGVLIRNAEIIQTFLDVRYALFDKTGTLTEGKPEVVFQNLPEEDLKKVTYFERFSNHPLAGAISKLALEEVTYEGYEIEEVHGVGIIARSQSDEYFIGKPDNVNDYLDYLEKGGTVVEVRKNGIKIGFFVLKDKIREESFAAVKKLKEIGIKPVLLTGDNEKSAKYVAERLGIDEIYYEVKPEDKVNILREFQSSGGKVLMVGDGINDAPALKAADIAVTVSHGSDLAIENSDAVILKGGLSVIVDLLRLSGQILKKIKENLIWAFLYNGIAIPFAMMGLLHPIIAEGAMALSSISVILNSLRLK is encoded by the coding sequence ATGAGAGATAATAATTTTGGTAAGTTAAATATCACAATAACAGGGATGACTTGTACTACATGTGCAAGGACGGTAGAGAAGGCAATCAAAAAAATACCGGGAGTTAAATATGCTGCAGTGAATCTTGCCACAAATCAGGCCTTTATCATTCTAGAAAAGCCTCTGGATTTAGAAGAGATAAAAAAGGCTGTTGAAGAGGTAGGGTACGGGGTATCTATGTCTTCCCCTGAGGATGTTGAGCGAAAAAGGTATAAAAAGACACTGAGGAATCTTATCCTTGCTCTTATACCGACGGTGCCTCTCACCTTAATGATGTTCCTCCATATGGCAGGTATCCATATACCAAGTTTTCACTACTTGGAGTTCATACTCACCTTTTTAGTTATTTTTGTTGCAGGTATTGATGTTTTGAAAGGTGCCTGGATTGCTGTATCTCATTATCACGCAAATATGGATACATTGATCTCCATCGGAGCATTGACTTGTTTTTTGACTTCGGCTTTTAGGATTGTCGGATTCGAGATTGAGTCATTCGGGACAATTGGCGCAATGATCATATCTATTCATATCCTTGGAAGATTTATTGAGAGCAGTTTAAGAGATAAAGCCTTCAGAGAAATAAAGTCCCTTATAAATTTAAAACCTAAGGAGGCAAGGGTTATACTTGATGGGGAAGAAGTGTTAATCCCTGCTGACCATCTGAGAGAAGGTATGTTGGTAATTGTCAGACCTGGCGAAAGGATTCCCGCAGATGGAGTCATAGAAGAAGGTAGGACAAGTGTTGATGAATCGATGATCAGCGGGGAAGCAATTCCTGTGGAAAAGGAAAAGGGTTCCAAGGTACTCGGAGGTACTCTTAATTTAACGGGACTTATTAAAATTAAAGTTGAAAAAAGACCTGACGAATCTTATATATCGGAAATTGTAAAAATCTTGACCGAGGTTCAAGGTTCAAGAGTTCCTATTCAAAAAATAGCAGATCGAGTAACAAATTATTTTGTGCCGACCATAGTGTTTCTTGCGCTTCTAAGTTTCATCTTCTGGTACTTCTCTTTTGATAACTTGATGCCTATTCTTGCAAATTTTTGGGGTAAATTACCATGGGTTAAAATTTCGGTAAACCGACTTAGCTTTTCTATTTTTGTATTCGTCTCCGTTATAGTTATTGCTTGTCCTTGTTCCCTTGGGCTTGCTATCCCGATGGCACTGGTAAGGGGTACAGTGTTGGCTTCAAAGAAAGGCGTTTTGATAAGAAATGCGGAAATAATTCAAACTTTTTTGGATGTGAGGTATGCCCTTTTTGATAAGACAGGCACTTTAACAGAAGGTAAGCCTGAAGTGGTATTTCAAAACTTGCCTGAAGAGGATTTAAAGAAAGTTACTTACTTTGAGCGTTTCTCAAATCATCCTCTTGCAGGTGCTATTTCAAAATTAGCTCTGGAAGAGGTGACCTATGAGGGTTACGAAATAGAGGAAGTCCATGGGGTGGGGATTATAGCGAGGTCTCAATCTGATGAATATTTCATTGGAAAGCCAGATAATGTTAACGACTATCTTGATTATTTGGAGAAAGGTGGTACTGTTGTTGAAGTGAGAAAAAATGGAATCAAAATAGGCTTTTTTGTACTCAAAGATAAAATAAGAGAAGAGAGTTTTGCTGCTGTGAAGAAACTTAAGGAAATTGGAATCAAACCGGTTCTACTTACCGGGGATAATGAGAAATCTGCGAAGTATGTTGCTGAAAGACTTGGAATTGACGAAATCTATTATGAGGTAAAGCCAGAGGATAAGGTAAATATTCTGAGAGAGTTCCAATCTAGTGGCGGGAAGGTTTTGATGGTAGGGGATGGAATAAATGATGCGCCCGCGTTAAAGGCTGCGGATATTGCCGTGACAGTTTCGCATGGTTCAGATCTTGCGATTGAAAATTCTGATGCTGTTATATTAAAAGGCGGACTTTCGGTCATTGTTGACCTTCTTAGACTTTCTGGGCAAATTTTGAAAAAAATTAAAGAAAATTTGATTTGGGCTTTTTTGTACAACGGCATTGCCATTCCCTTTGCAATGATGGGTTTGTTACACCCGATTATCGCAGAGGGAGCAATGGCCTTAAGTTCAATTTCAGTAATTTTGAATTCTTTGAGACTTAAATAA
- a CDS encoding heavy-metal-associated domain-containing protein has product MAKYRMFIPDIHCNHCRMRITKALHEIGEKNFEVDIEKKQLIIETSNSDRVIQKLAEIDYSVSNFEEI; this is encoded by the coding sequence ATGGCCAAGTATAGAATGTTTATCCCAGATATTCATTGTAATCATTGCAGGATGAGGATCACCAAAGCCCTTCACGAGATTGGTGAGAAGAATTTTGAAGTCGATATAGAGAAAAAACAGCTTATCATTGAGACCAGCAACAGCGATCGCGTAATTCAGAAACTTGCAGAAATCGATTATTCTGTTTCCAATTTTGAAGAGATTTAG
- a CDS encoding outer membrane lipoprotein-sorting protein, translating into MSFKNCTVLVLLGMLFAGEDATLDKIITTQYQKYNKIKDIAMTMIAPEIGEIKVMRKGVKSRTEMEMPIKGDKKIPAIIVFDSLEYWMISPVIGKRKISSSEAKIYGEEERWWEEAKQPNIVGDENLNGRDCFVIEYKDENGNKTYRLWVEKKEYLLLKSETTEKKNKFTNIYSDFREVYDDLKMPFKIETYKNGKLVSTITFKEIKVNQNLSDDLFNIDKIEVRQLTPQELMELME; encoded by the coding sequence ATGAGTTTCAAAAATTGTACAGTCTTAGTCTTGTTAGGAATGCTCTTCGCAGGTGAAGACGCAACACTGGATAAGATAATCACTACCCAATATCAGAAATACAACAAGATAAAAGATATAGCAATGACTATGATTGCCCCTGAAATAGGCGAAATAAAGGTTATGAGAAAAGGGGTAAAATCAAGAACGGAGATGGAAATGCCAATAAAAGGAGATAAAAAAATCCCTGCAATCATTGTTTTCGACAGCCTCGAGTACTGGATGATTTCACCCGTTATAGGTAAAAGAAAAATCTCCTCGAGTGAAGCAAAGATTTATGGTGAAGAAGAAAGGTGGTGGGAAGAAGCCAAACAACCTAATATTGTCGGTGATGAAAATCTCAATGGCAGGGACTGTTTCGTCATTGAGTACAAGGATGAGAATGGGAATAAAACCTACAGACTGTGGGTTGAAAAGAAGGAATATTTACTGTTAAAAAGCGAGACTACTGAAAAGAAAAACAAATTTACGAATATTTACTCAGATTTCAGAGAAGTTTATGATGATTTAAAAATGCCTTTCAAAATTGAGACTTACAAAAATGGAAAGCTTGTAAGCACAATAACCTTTAAAGAAATAAAGGTCAATCAGAATCTCTCCGACGACCTTTTCAACATTGACAAAATTGAGGTCAGACAACTCACCCCGCAAGAACTAATGGAACTTATGGAATAA
- the dtd gene encoding D-aminoacyl-tRNA deacylase, protein MKIVIQRVREAEVCVEGVCVSKIGWGLLLLVGFGRGDTEDKVLKSARKVSELRIFEDEKGKMNLSVKDLNLEILAVPNFTLEGSVEKGRRPSFDECMEPEKAREFFERFCRAIENEGVRVSKGVFQAKMEVKLVNYGPVTFVLSL, encoded by the coding sequence ATGAAAATCGTCATTCAAAGGGTTAGAGAGGCTGAAGTCTGCGTTGAAGGTGTTTGTGTTTCTAAGATAGGTTGGGGGCTTTTGTTGCTTGTGGGATTTGGTAGAGGGGATACGGAAGATAAGGTTTTAAAATCGGCAAGAAAGGTTTCAGAGCTCAGGATATTTGAAGATGAAAAGGGTAAGATGAATCTTTCTGTTAAAGATTTGAATCTGGAAATCCTTGCTGTGCCTAATTTCACGTTGGAAGGTAGCGTAGAGAAAGGTAGGCGACCTTCCTTTGATGAGTGTATGGAGCCTGAAAAAGCGCGGGAGTTTTTTGAAAGGTTTTGCAGGGCTATTGAAAACGAAGGGGTTAGAGTCTCTAAGGGAGTTTTTCAGGCGAAGATGGAAGTAAAACTGGTGAATTACGGGCCTGTGACCTTTGTTTTGTCGCTATGA